In Elaeis guineensis isolate ETL-2024a chromosome 1, EG11, whole genome shotgun sequence, a genomic segment contains:
- the LOC105060156 gene encoding probable protein phosphatase 2C 11 isoform X1, whose amino-acid sequence MVDRKTNACHTNILQRAPASMNRVFYVILLSTPSYSSFPLCFSKTSRRSPSRFVLHSLLFSIWGLHCDRLSLHAAVPDLDNCTSFFGVYDGHGGKVVAKFCAKYLHTQVLKYGTYMGGDLAASVQKAFFRMDEMMQGQRGWRELSVLGDKITKFSAMLEGVMWSPKGSDSDGHADDWAFEQGPHSDFSGPTSGSTACVAVIRNNQLIVANAGDSRCVISRKGQAYNLSRDHKPELAVEKERILKAGGFIHEGRVNGSLNLARAIGDMEFKQNKSLPAERQIVTCNPDINIVELCDDDDFLVLACDGIWECMSSQQLVDFIHEHIKTESRLSAVCERVLDRCLAPSTANGEGCDNMTMILVQFKRPIKSSVAST is encoded by the exons ATGGTTGACAGAAAAACAAACGCATGCCATACAAATATCCTCCAGAGAGCGCCTGCTTCCATGAACCGGGTTTTCTACGTCATCCTTCTCTCTaccccttcttattcttctttcccgcTGTGCTTCTCAAAGACTTCTCGAAGGAGTCCATCTCGGTTCGTTCtccactctcttctcttttccatCTGGGGGCTCCACTGCGATCGCCTCTCGCTC CATGCTGCTGTGCCAGACCTTGACAATTGCACATCATTCTTTGGTGTTTATGATGGCCATGGAG GAAAAGTAGTTGCCAAGTTCTGTGCAAAGTATCTGCACACTCAAGTACTCAAATATGGAACTTATATGGGTGGTGATTTAGCTGCTTCAGTACAAAAAGCTTTTTTCAG AATGGATGAGATGATGCAAGGACAGAGAGGGTGGAGAGAATTATCTGTACTGGGAGATAAGATAACCAAATTTTCTGCAATGCTTGAAGGTGTGATGTGGTCCCCAAAGGGAAGTGATTCTGACGGCCATGCAGATGACTGGGCTTTCGAACAG GGACCCCACTCTGATTTCTCTGGACCGACATCTGGAAGTACAGCTTGTGTGGCTGTCATTAGGAACAACCAACTCATTGTTGCAAATGCTGGTGATTCTCGTTGTGTAATCTCAAGGAAGGGTCAG gCATACAATCTGTCAAGGGATCACAAGCCAGAGCTTGCTGTTGAGAAAGAAAGAATCCTTAAAGCAGGAGGTTTTATTCATGAAGGACGAGTAAATGGAAGCTTGAACCTTGCAAGAGCCATTG GCGACATGGAATTCAAGCAGAACAAGTCTTTGCCAGCTGAAAGGCAAATTGTGACTTGCAATCCAGACATAAACATT GTGGAGCTTTGTGATGATGATGACTTCCTCGTTCTGGCATGTGATGGAATCTG GGAATGCATGTCAAGCCAGCAACTGGTGGATTTCATCCATGAGCACATAAAGACT GAAAGTCGCCTGTCTGCAGTGTGTGAGAGAGTACTTGATAGGTGTTTGGCACCATCAACAGCCAATGGAGAGGGATGTGATAACATGACCATGATCTTGGTCCAGTTTAAAAGGCCTATCAAGTCCAGTGTTGCCAGCACATAG
- the LOC105060156 gene encoding probable protein phosphatase 2C 11 isoform X2 — translation MGIYLSSPKTEKFSEDGSNARLAFGLSSMQGWRSFMEDAHAAVPDLDNCTSFFGVYDGHGGKVVAKFCAKYLHTQVLKYGTYMGGDLAASVQKAFFRMDEMMQGQRGWRELSVLGDKITKFSAMLEGVMWSPKGSDSDGHADDWAFEQGPHSDFSGPTSGSTACVAVIRNNQLIVANAGDSRCVISRKGQAYNLSRDHKPELAVEKERILKAGGFIHEGRVNGSLNLARAIGDMEFKQNKSLPAERQIVTCNPDINIVELCDDDDFLVLACDGIWECMSSQQLVDFIHEHIKTESRLSAVCERVLDRCLAPSTANGEGCDNMTMILVQFKRPIKSSVAST, via the exons ATGGGGATATATCTTAGCAGTCCAAAAACTGAGAAGTTTTCTGAAGATGGTTCAAATGCCAGACTTGCATTTGGTTTGTCATCCATGCAAGGCTGGCGTTCATTTATGGAAGATGCA CATGCTGCTGTGCCAGACCTTGACAATTGCACATCATTCTTTGGTGTTTATGATGGCCATGGAG GAAAAGTAGTTGCCAAGTTCTGTGCAAAGTATCTGCACACTCAAGTACTCAAATATGGAACTTATATGGGTGGTGATTTAGCTGCTTCAGTACAAAAAGCTTTTTTCAG AATGGATGAGATGATGCAAGGACAGAGAGGGTGGAGAGAATTATCTGTACTGGGAGATAAGATAACCAAATTTTCTGCAATGCTTGAAGGTGTGATGTGGTCCCCAAAGGGAAGTGATTCTGACGGCCATGCAGATGACTGGGCTTTCGAACAG GGACCCCACTCTGATTTCTCTGGACCGACATCTGGAAGTACAGCTTGTGTGGCTGTCATTAGGAACAACCAACTCATTGTTGCAAATGCTGGTGATTCTCGTTGTGTAATCTCAAGGAAGGGTCAG gCATACAATCTGTCAAGGGATCACAAGCCAGAGCTTGCTGTTGAGAAAGAAAGAATCCTTAAAGCAGGAGGTTTTATTCATGAAGGACGAGTAAATGGAAGCTTGAACCTTGCAAGAGCCATTG GCGACATGGAATTCAAGCAGAACAAGTCTTTGCCAGCTGAAAGGCAAATTGTGACTTGCAATCCAGACATAAACATT GTGGAGCTTTGTGATGATGATGACTTCCTCGTTCTGGCATGTGATGGAATCTG GGAATGCATGTCAAGCCAGCAACTGGTGGATTTCATCCATGAGCACATAAAGACT GAAAGTCGCCTGTCTGCAGTGTGTGAGAGAGTACTTGATAGGTGTTTGGCACCATCAACAGCCAATGGAGAGGGATGTGATAACATGACCATGATCTTGGTCCAGTTTAAAAGGCCTATCAAGTCCAGTGTTGCCAGCACATAG
- the LOC105060156 gene encoding probable protein phosphatase 2C 11 isoform X3, translating to MVDRKTNACHTNILQRAPASMNRVFYVILLSTPSYSSFPLCFSKTSRRSPSRFVLHSLLFSIWGLHCDRLSLHAAVPDLDNCTSFFGVYDGHGGKVVAKFCAKYLHTQVLKYGTYMGGDLAASVQKAFFRMDEMMQGQRGWRELSVLGDKITKFSAMLEGVMWSPKGSDSDGHADDWAFEQGPHSDFSGPTSGSTACVAVIRNNQLIVANAGDSRCVISRKGQAYNLSRDHKPELAVEKERILKAGGFIHEGRVNGSLNLARAIGDMEFKQNKSLPAERQIVTCNPDINIVELCDDDDFLVLACDGIWECMSSQQLVDFIHEHIKTAGRA from the exons ATGGTTGACAGAAAAACAAACGCATGCCATACAAATATCCTCCAGAGAGCGCCTGCTTCCATGAACCGGGTTTTCTACGTCATCCTTCTCTCTaccccttcttattcttctttcccgcTGTGCTTCTCAAAGACTTCTCGAAGGAGTCCATCTCGGTTCGTTCtccactctcttctcttttccatCTGGGGGCTCCACTGCGATCGCCTCTCGCTC CATGCTGCTGTGCCAGACCTTGACAATTGCACATCATTCTTTGGTGTTTATGATGGCCATGGAG GAAAAGTAGTTGCCAAGTTCTGTGCAAAGTATCTGCACACTCAAGTACTCAAATATGGAACTTATATGGGTGGTGATTTAGCTGCTTCAGTACAAAAAGCTTTTTTCAG AATGGATGAGATGATGCAAGGACAGAGAGGGTGGAGAGAATTATCTGTACTGGGAGATAAGATAACCAAATTTTCTGCAATGCTTGAAGGTGTGATGTGGTCCCCAAAGGGAAGTGATTCTGACGGCCATGCAGATGACTGGGCTTTCGAACAG GGACCCCACTCTGATTTCTCTGGACCGACATCTGGAAGTACAGCTTGTGTGGCTGTCATTAGGAACAACCAACTCATTGTTGCAAATGCTGGTGATTCTCGTTGTGTAATCTCAAGGAAGGGTCAG gCATACAATCTGTCAAGGGATCACAAGCCAGAGCTTGCTGTTGAGAAAGAAAGAATCCTTAAAGCAGGAGGTTTTATTCATGAAGGACGAGTAAATGGAAGCTTGAACCTTGCAAGAGCCATTG GCGACATGGAATTCAAGCAGAACAAGTCTTTGCCAGCTGAAAGGCAAATTGTGACTTGCAATCCAGACATAAACATT GTGGAGCTTTGTGATGATGATGACTTCCTCGTTCTGGCATGTGATGGAATCTG GGAATGCATGTCAAGCCAGCAACTGGTGGATTTCATCCATGAGCACATAAAGACT
- the LOC105060155 gene encoding uncharacterized protein — MEQGDEWLAADKLQHLLACFLITVLVAVLAVRSRHPFLRRRSTALGSLFSLFAGAAKEAGDEIGLWSSAGASVKDAAADLVGILIASLSLALYRRLLSSSSRDLVRDREISMV; from the coding sequence ATGGAGCAGGGGGACGAGTGGTTGGCCGCCGACAAGCTCCAGCACCTTCTCGCGTGCTTCCTCATCACTGTTCTCGTCGCCGTCCTCGCCGTCCGGAGCCGCCACCCTTTCCTCCGCCGTCGGAGCACCGCCCTAggctccctcttctctctcttcgccGGCGCCGCCAAGGAGGCCGGCGACGAAATCGGCCTCTGGAGCTCCGCCGGGGCGTCCGTCAAGGACGCCGCCGCCGATCTCGTGGGCATCCTCATCGCCTCCCTCTCGCTCGCCCTCTATAGgaggcttctttcctcttctaGCCGCGATCTGGTTCGGGATCGGGAGATTTCGATGGTATAG